From one Lotus japonicus ecotype B-129 chromosome 3, LjGifu_v1.2 genomic stretch:
- the LOC130742467 gene encoding inactive poly [ADP-ribose] polymerase RCD1-like, which translates to MRFVDYESKKANVGPHSGKFFLQHYLNYKKSGKPESVMLYNNGEWLDYPRNVVNLVKNEFEMKKVVVEIRLNERNLILDFLHMCQLDLKIGLRQPIGWIDEVGECFFPEINDFSGEESHKLWNQDGVKLGIQVEVDGVDEFNLRECIEKSNGGEVILHNHVSLVPSAESVQRKLDLDFVKIMFLTGMSIFESTDFEILETYPCSGTSMQVRFELFRAQAKMTKECHGEANVRYAWLPFYKGELSKMMEYGLRHCTLGATKCTYNGGVHLAAVTCPYASARYCDIDEGGVRHLVLCRVIMGNMKVFYPSIATDTGLFQPSNSQYDNGVDDIQCPRYYIVWNMNINTHIYPEFIISFKVYGDAKGHFCGTMGEKNDSNSNSSMVNSASHSSGDLLHVTSSMDNNVSYLI; encoded by the exons ATGAGATTCGTTGATTATGAAAGCAAAAAAGCAAATGTTGGTCCTCATAGTGGAAAGTTCTTTCTTCAGCATTATTTAAACTATAAGAAGAGTggaaaacctgaaagtgtgatGCTCTATAATAATGGCGAGTGGTTGGACTATCCTAGGAATGTTGTTAACTTGGTTAAGAACGAGTTTGAAATGAAAAAGGTAGTTGTGGAAATAAGATTAAATGAGCGTAATCTTATACTAGATTTTTTACATATGTGTCAGCTGGACTTGAAAATTGGTTTGCGTCAACCTATAGGATGGATTGATGAGGTAGGGGAATGCTTTTTCCCTGAAATCAATGATTTTTCTGGTGAAGAATCTCATAAATTATGGAATCAAGATGGTGTAAAATTAGGTATTCAAGTAGAAGTGGATGGAGTTGATGAATTCAATTTAAGGGAGTGTATTGAGAAGTCCAATGGTGGTGAAGTCATTCTGCACAATCATGTCAGTTTAGTGCCTTCTGCGGAATCTGTACAAAGAAAACTGGATTTGGATTTTGTAAAAATAATGTTCCTTACCGGAATGAGTATTTTTGAAAGTACTGACTTTGAGATACTGGAGACATACCCATGCTCAGGCACATCAATGCAAGTACGATTCGAGCTATTCCGAGCACAAGCTAAAATGACAAAAGAATGTCATGGGGAGGCCAATGTTCGATATGCTTGGCTTCCTTTTTATAAAGGAGAACTATCTAAAATGATGGAGTATGGACTGAGACATTGTACACTAGGTGCGACCAAATGTACATACAATGGCGGTGTTCATCTTGCAGCTGTCACATGCCCTTATGCTAG TGCTCGTTACTGTGATATTGATGAAGGTGGTGTTCGACACTTGGTCCTTTGTCGGGTAATAATGGGGAATATGAAAGTTTTTTATCCTAGCATTGCCACCGACACGGGTCTGTTTCAACCCAGCAACTCTCAATATGATAATGGGGTGGATGACATTCAATGCCCAAGATACTATATAGTCTGGAATATGAATATAAATACTCACATTTACCCAGAGTTTATCATTAGTTTTAAGGTCTACGGGGATGCTAAAG GACATTTTTGTGGAACCATGGGGGAGAAAAATGATTCAAATAGTAATTCTTCAATGGTCAATTCAGCTAGTCATAGTTCTGGTGACCTATTACATGTAACCTCTTCAATGGATAATAATGTAAGCTACTTAATTTGA